From Carya illinoinensis cultivar Pawnee chromosome 5, C.illinoinensisPawnee_v1, whole genome shotgun sequence, one genomic window encodes:
- the LOC122311940 gene encoding hypersensitive-induced response protein 1-like — protein MGQLFCCAQVEQSTVAIIESFGKFDDVLEPGCHFMPWILGKQIAGYLSLRVQQLDVRCETKTKDNVFVTVVASIQYRALSDKAADAFYKLSNTRGQIQSYVFDVIRASVPKLKLDSVFEQKNDIARAVEEELEKAMSAYGFEIVQTLIVDIEPDEHVKRAMNEINAAARMRVAANEKAEAEKIMQIKRAEGDAESKYLAGLGIARQRQAIVDGLRDSVLAFSENVPGTTSKDVMDMVLVTQYFDTMKDIGASSKSNSVFIPHGPGAVKDIAAQIRGGLLQANTTQN, from the exons ATGGGGCAACTATTCTGCTGTGCTCAAGTGGAACAGTCAACTGTAGCCATCATAGAATCTTTCGGAAAGTTTGATGATGTGCTTGAGCCAGGTTGTCACTTTATGCCTTGGATCTTGGGCAAGCAGATAGCTGGCTATCTCTCCTTGCGTGTGCAGCAGCTAGATGTTCGATGTGAAACAAAGACAAAG GACAACGTCTTTGTTACTGTCGTTGCTTCTATTCAATATCGGGCATTATCAGACAAGGCTGCAGATGCCTTCTACAAACTCAGCAATACCAGGGGGCAAATTCAATCCTACGTCTTTGATG TTATTAGGGCAAGTGTTCCAAAGTTGAAACTGGATTCTGTTTTCGAGCAGAAGAATGATATAGCGAGAGCTGTGGAAGAGGAACTAGAAAAG GCTATGTCAGCATATGGATTTGAGATAGTTCAGACTCTCATTGTGGATATTGAACCAGATGAGCATGTAAAGAGGGCAATGAATGAGATAAATGCTG CTGCTAGAATGAGAGTGGCTGCAAATGAGAAAGCGGAAGCAGAGAAGATAATGCAGATAAAACGCGCTGAGGGAGATGCAGAGTCCAAGTATCTGGCTGGACTTGGCATAGCTCGGCAGCGTCAGGCCATTGTAGATGGACTGAGGGATAGTGTGCTGGCTTTCTCTGAGAATGTACCTGGGACCACATCAAAGGATGTTATGGACATGGTTCTGGTGACTCAATACTTTGACACTATGAAAGACATTGGTGCATCGTCAAAGTCCAACTCCGTTTTCATCCCACATGGACCAGGTGCTGTTAAAGACATTGCTGCACAGATAAGAGGCGGCCTCCTTCAAGCAAATACAACACAGAATTAG